The genomic segment GCTCGGCCGGATTGCCCGGGAAACCGAGCCTTCCCGTTCCGGCCTCAGTATGCGGGAGGCCCTGAGGGCGATTGGGTTGGGCAAAGAGGCGGATAAGGGCGATCTTATTTCTGTCTCCATGCAGAGTATTGTCGAGAGAATGCCTGTTGCCGCAATTTTCATACCCACTCATACGGGTGCTACGGCGCGCAGGATCGGGAGGTTCAGGCTGCCCGTATGGATCGCCGCAGCATCCCGCGCGGAACCCGTGTGCAGCGCCCTCAATTTCTCCTACGGCATTTTCCCCATCCACGAGCCGGGCGACATCGAGGATTGGAGTGACTACGCGAGATCCTGGACAAGAAGCCAGACCATCGAAGGAGATATGGTGATCGTGATCGAGGGGCCTTCGCGCCTGCATCCGGAAGGGAATCACAAGATGGAGATTGTAGACCTTAAAAAAAGTTAAAAAAGCCCGGGAGGCGATTTTGTTTTTATTTCGCAAGGAGGTAATCTTATGGGCCGATTAAATCTATCAGGGCTGCGTCTTTTTGTGAGGATACCTTTGCTCGGCCTGATCATTGCACTTATGGCTGCGACCATTGCGGGGGGTTGCAAGAAAGAGACCAAATCCCAGGCACGCCCTCCGGCCCCGGTAACGGTGATGACCATCTCGCCCAGGGACACACCCGTCACCCTCGAGTTCGTGGGACAGACGCAGAGTTCCCACCAGGTGGAGATCAGGGCGCGGGTAAACGGATTTCTGGAAAAGCGGCTCTACAAGGAAGGGACCCTGGTGAAGGCCGGAACGGTTATGTTCACCATGGACGCCAAGCCATTCCAGGCGCAGCTCGATGCCGCGCGAGGCGTGCTCGCCCAGCAGCGCGCCCGATTGACAACCGCCCGGGCGAACCTCGCACGGGTCAAGCCCCTTACCGAGCAGGATGCCCTGTCCCAAAAAGACCTCGATGATGCCACGGGTCAGGAGCAGTCTTCGGCGGCGGCAGTGGAAACGGCAGGCGCGGAGGTGGAGCAGGCAAGGCTTAATCTGAGCTACACCACGATCAGCACTCCTGTAACCGGGCTTTCAAGTTATGCGCGGGTTCAGGGCGGCGCTTACGTGAATCAGGCGAACAGCCTTCTTACCTACGTGGCCCAGACCGACCCGATGTGGGTGAACTTCAGCCTCTCGGAGAACGATCTGCTCAAGTACCGGGGCGAGCAGAAAAGCGGTCTTCTGCGTCTGCCCAAAGACCAGGCATTCATCGTGGAGGTCGTGCTCGCCGACGGTACCATATTTCCGAAGAAAGGCACCATCACCTTTGCCGACGCTGAATTTAACCCCCAAACGGGCACCTTCCTCATCCGAAGCACGATCCCGAATCCCGATGACCGGCTCCGGCCGGGACAGTTTGTCAGGGCACGCATCCTCGGCGCGATCCGCCCAAACGCGGTTGTAGTGCCTCAAAGGGCGGTCCAGCAAGGGGCGAAAGGGCACTTCGTCTGGGTGGTCTCTAAAGAAGAGAAGGCCGAACCCCGACCCATAGTGGTCGGTGACTGGGTTGGGAACGACGTGTTCGTTAATGAAGGGCTTCGTACCGGCGACAGGATCGTCGTCGACGGCGGACTCACCCTTGGTCCGGGCGCGACCGTTGCCGTTAAACCTTATGTTCCGAACGCCAAAGGAGCACCGGCACCCGCACCGGCTAAAACGGAAGCGACGAGCCCTGACAAAGGTGAAGGCAAGAACCGGGGGAGGAACTGAGCCATGTTCTCCAGGTTCTTTATAGAGCGGCCCATTTTCGCCACCGTAATCTCAATTATCATCGTGATCGCGGGTCTGGTGGCGATGAGGGCCCTGCCCGTCGCCATGTACCCCTCCATCACGCCCATTCAGGTCCAGGTGACGACCACCTATCCGGGGGCCGATTCAAAAACCGTCGGCGACTCCGTGGCATCGCCTATCGAGGCCCAGATCAACGGCGTCGACAACATGCTCTACATGACATCCACGAGCTCCAATACGGGGCAGATGACCATAACGGTCTTCTTCACCCTCGACACCGACCCGGATATTGCCCAGGTTCAGGTGCAGAACAGAGTAAACCTGGCCATGCCTCAACTCCCCCAGGCAGTGGCACAGTACGGTGTCTCGGTCCAGAAAAAGTCCTCCACCCCCCTCATGATTATCTCCGTATACAACAAGGACGGCCGGTACAGTGCGGAGTATGTGACCAACTACACGAACATCTATGTGCTCGATGCGATCAAGCGGATAAACGGCGCGGGGCAGGCACAGATCTTCGGCGTGCCGGACCAGGCTATGCGCATATGGATGAACCCCGACCACATGGCCTCTCTCGGGATCACTACCACGGATATCCAGACTGCCGTAGCGAACCAGAATGCCCTCTTTGGGGCCGGACAGGTTGGACAGGAGCCGAATGACGAAAAGGTGCAATTAACCTTCCCGGTAATTACCCAGGCCCCCTTTGTGAAACCTTCCGAGTATGGGGAGATCATCCTCCGGGCAAACCCGGACGGCAGCGCAATCGTCCGCGTGAAAGACGTTGCCCGCACCGAAATGGGAAGGCGGCAGTACATCGACGACAACAAGCTGAACGGCGCCCCGGCGACTCCGATCATCGTCTATCAGCAACCCGGGGCGAATGGCCTCGAAGTCTCCAAAGCTGTCAGAAAAACAATGGAAGATATGAAGAAAGCGATGCCTGACGGTATCGAATACGTCATTGCCCTGGATACCACCGATTTTGTGAGGCTTTCTATCGAGGAGGTGATTCATACCCTCTTCGAGGCGATCCTGCTGGTGATCCTGGTGGTCTATCTCTTTCTCCAGAGCTTTCGCTCCACGATCATCTGCATTGTGGCCATCTTCGTCTCCCTCATAGGCACTTTCTGCGGGATGCTCGCCCTGGGCTTCTCCATCAACCTCTTGACCCTTTTCGGGATTGTGCTTGCCATAGGAATGGTAGTTGACGATGCCATCGTGGTGGTGGAGAACGTGGAGCGGATCATGGTCAAAAGCCATCTCCGCGCGAGAGAGGCGACCATAAAGGCCATGGAGGAGATCGGCGCGTCGCTTATCGCGGTGGTGCTTGTGATGGCCTCCGTGTTTATCCCTGCTGCCTTTCTTCCCGGCACTACCGGGCAGCTTTACAAGCAGTTCGCCATCACCATCGTGATTTCCGTGGCCCTCTCCGGATTCGTGGCGCTCACCCTGACTCCGGCTATGTGTGGAATCATGCTGAAACATACCGTGCCTCCCAAGAAGGGTGTTCTCGGCTGGTTCTTCAGGTTTTTTGCCTGGTTCAACAGGGGTTTCGACCGTTTTACCCTGGGTTTCGGCGATGCCGTCGTGCTCATGATAAAAAGAATGGGGATTGCCTTTGTTCTCCTGGGCGTCATGGTCATGGTCCTTCTCTATCTGTTCCGCACGATCCCGACGGCTTTCGTGCCGAACGAGGACCAGGGTTACGTCATGGCTCAGATCGTTATGCCTGATGCGGCCAGCCTGAAGAGGACATCGGAGACCGCGCGACAGGTAGACGCACTTTTTGCCAAGAATCCCGCGGTGGATAACAGGACCGTGGTAAACGGGTACAGCCTTCTCGATGCCCAGTACAAACCTAACGTGTCGACTTTCTTCGTGACCCTGAAGGATTTTAAGGACCGCTATTCCTCGAAGGAACGGGCGCGCAAGGAGAGTTCCGACGCGGTGCTCGGTGCGGTACGGAAAGAAGCACGCCTG from the Syntrophorhabdaceae bacterium genome contains:
- a CDS encoding efflux RND transporter periplasmic adaptor subunit gives rise to the protein MGRLNLSGLRLFVRIPLLGLIIALMAATIAGGCKKETKSQARPPAPVTVMTISPRDTPVTLEFVGQTQSSHQVEIRARVNGFLEKRLYKEGTLVKAGTVMFTMDAKPFQAQLDAARGVLAQQRARLTTARANLARVKPLTEQDALSQKDLDDATGQEQSSAAAVETAGAEVEQARLNLSYTTISTPVTGLSSYARVQGGAYVNQANSLLTYVAQTDPMWVNFSLSENDLLKYRGEQKSGLLRLPKDQAFIVEVVLADGTIFPKKGTITFADAEFNPQTGTFLIRSTIPNPDDRLRPGQFVRARILGAIRPNAVVVPQRAVQQGAKGHFVWVVSKEEKAEPRPIVVGDWVGNDVFVNEGLRTGDRIVVDGGLTLGPGATVAVKPYVPNAKGAPAPAPAKTEATSPDKGEGKNRGRN
- a CDS encoding multidrug efflux RND transporter permease subunit, which codes for MFSRFFIERPIFATVISIIIVIAGLVAMRALPVAMYPSITPIQVQVTTTYPGADSKTVGDSVASPIEAQINGVDNMLYMTSTSSNTGQMTITVFFTLDTDPDIAQVQVQNRVNLAMPQLPQAVAQYGVSVQKKSSTPLMIISVYNKDGRYSAEYVTNYTNIYVLDAIKRINGAGQAQIFGVPDQAMRIWMNPDHMASLGITTTDIQTAVANQNALFGAGQVGQEPNDEKVQLTFPVITQAPFVKPSEYGEIILRANPDGSAIVRVKDVARTEMGRRQYIDDNKLNGAPATPIIVYQQPGANGLEVSKAVRKTMEDMKKAMPDGIEYVIALDTTDFVRLSIEEVIHTLFEAILLVILVVYLFLQSFRSTIICIVAIFVSLIGTFCGMLALGFSINLLTLFGIVLAIGMVVDDAIVVVENVERIMVKSHLRAREATIKAMEEIGASLIAVVLVMASVFIPAAFLPGTTGQLYKQFAITIVISVALSGFVALTLTPAMCGIMLKHTVPPKKGVLGWFFRFFAWFNRGFDRFTLGFGDAVVLMIKRMGIAFVLLGVMVMVLLYLFRTIPTAFVPNEDQGYVMAQIVMPDAASLKRTSETARQVDALFAKNPAVDNRTVVNGYSLLDAQYKPNVSTFFVTLKDFKDRYSSKERARKESSDAVLGAVRKEARLIETGSTIPIAPPAIPGIGTTGGFEFWVQDKEAGDPARLYEITEQFLAKARTRPELAGLNTTFRAASQQLKAEVDRSKTVLLNVPIVDVYNALQAQFGSIQISQFNQYSRVWNVVLQSDAPYRKTPMDVTKLYTRSATGQMVPLSAVIRTSYVTGPDLVPHFNGFPAAYVTGNAAAGYSSGDALKAMEEVAKEVLPSGYGYAWSGMAYEEKKSGGTSSSAFIFGLIIVFLVLAAQFESWTLPGSVMTAVPFGILGALIFNWLRGLNNDVYFQIGLLVLIGLGAKNAVLRVTFATELRKQGLSIMDATIKAGEERLRPIIMTSLAFIFGVLPLAIATGAGANARHSIGTGIMGGMIGEATLAMLYVPLFYYLFDKLSERTARKKAAAANGDKGPGIGDPAPLPPGTKGSE